A window of Sulfurimonas gotlandica GD1 contains these coding sequences:
- a CDS encoding tetratricopeptide repeat protein, producing the protein MIKIFMSVGLLFSINLFASTGHDHSHHGTKKGTQEKVKAYIKACDDGDMKSCNNLAVLYDLGEVVKQDKKKAIELYTKACNGGSKYSCNTLGNMYFKGDSMVQNKTKAIEFYTKACDAGNDYSCNNLAIIYIRGDGVKQDKEKAKELFFKACDSGNIGACKNYKKLNESSK; encoded by the coding sequence ATGATTAAAATTTTTATGAGCGTAGGATTACTATTTAGCATAAACTTATTTGCCAGTACAGGTCATGACCACTCTCATCATGGTACGAAAAAAGGCACTCAAGAAAAGGTAAAAGCTTACATTAAAGCATGCGACGACGGAGATATGAAGAGTTGTAATAATTTAGCAGTTTTATATGATCTTGGTGAAGTTGTAAAACAAGATAAGAAAAAAGCCATTGAGCTTTACACTAAAGCTTGTAATGGTGGAAGTAAGTATAGTTGTAATACTCTAGGAAATATGTATTTTAAAGGGGACTCAATGGTACAAAACAAAACTAAAGCGATTGAGTTCTACACTAAAGCTTGTGATGCTGGAAATGATTACAGTTGTAATAATCTAGCAATAATCTACATCAGAGGCGATGGAGTAAAACAAGACAAAGAAAAAGCAAAAGAGTTGTTTTTTAAAGCCTGTGATAGCGGAAATATTGGTGCTTGTAAGAATTATAAAAAACTAAATGAATCAAGTAAATAA
- a CDS encoding nucleoside 2-deoxyribosyltransferase: MKIYIAGPDVFEQNSIEIGEDYSKLCKMYGHEGLYPLDNVVDFNQAKQKIAQDIFHANLKLIKDADIVIANLNTFRGKEADSGTVWECGFASALGKKVYGYMQSTAAYIDNFDEVTTLTDGLYADKDGKIIEDFDYPINLMIACSAEIVAGGFEDVLKLI, translated from the coding sequence ATGAAAATATATATTGCAGGACCTGATGTGTTTGAACAAAACTCCATAGAGATAGGAGAGGACTATTCTAAACTATGCAAGATGTATGGTCATGAAGGTTTATATCCACTTGATAATGTTGTAGATTTTAATCAAGCAAAACAAAAAATAGCTCAAGATATATTTCACGCCAATCTGAAACTAATAAAAGACGCAGATATTGTCATAGCAAATCTAAATACCTTTAGAGGTAAAGAAGCAGACAGCGGGACAGTATGGGAGTGTGGGTTTGCAAGTGCTTTAGGTAAAAAAGTATATGGCTATATGCAGAGTACCGCAGCCTATATAGACAACTTTGATGAAGTGACTACATTAACTGATGGACTCTATGCAGATAAGGATGGCAAAATCATCGAAGATTTTGACTACCCCATCAACCTAATGATAGCCTGCTCAGCCGAGATAGTTGCTGGTGGCTTTGAGGATGTTTTGAAGCTTATTTAA
- a CDS encoding DUF808 domain-containing protein: protein MATGFFAVFDDIAALLDDAAAMSKVATKKTAGILGDDLAVNAQKASGFASSRELPVLWAITKGSFRNKLIILPIAFLLSAFASWIIVPILMLGGVYLAYEGVEKIFEYFFAHKHAKKKEAFKSLSKEEILEIEKAKVKSAILTDFILSIEIVIMALGTVLEKSLPVQIIAVTIVAVLATIGVYGIVALIVRMDDFGFKLIEMADNGKSLLKLTGEMLVQALPKVIRTLTVVGTLAMILVAGGIFVHNVHQIHDFLHLLPDVVAELLVGLVIGAIAVLVHSLFVKVVKVK from the coding sequence ATGGCAACAGGTTTTTTTGCTGTATTTGATGACATAGCAGCACTTCTAGACGATGCAGCTGCGATGAGTAAAGTCGCTACTAAAAAAACAGCGGGCATACTGGGTGATGACTTGGCTGTAAATGCACAAAAAGCATCAGGTTTTGCATCTTCAAGAGAGCTTCCTGTACTTTGGGCTATAACCAAAGGTTCTTTTAGAAACAAACTCATCATACTTCCCATAGCCTTTTTACTAAGTGCTTTTGCTTCTTGGATAATAGTCCCCATACTAATGCTTGGTGGAGTCTACTTAGCTTATGAGGGAGTAGAGAAAATCTTTGAGTACTTCTTCGCACATAAACATGCAAAGAAGAAAGAAGCTTTCAAATCTCTCTCAAAAGAAGAGATACTGGAGATAGAAAAAGCAAAAGTAAAGTCGGCAATACTTACAGACTTCATACTCTCTATAGAGATAGTCATCATGGCTCTTGGAACAGTTCTGGAAAAATCACTCCCCGTACAGATAATAGCTGTAACTATAGTAGCAGTCTTGGCAACCATAGGAGTTTACGGTATCGTAGCTCTCATAGTCAGAATGGATGACTTTGGGTTTAAACTCATAGAAATGGCGGACAATGGTAAAAGCCTTTTAAAGTTAACAGGTGAGATGTTAGTTCAAGCTCTGCCCAAAGTCATCAGAACATTAACGGTTGTTGGAACACTAGCTATGATACTTGTAGCAGGTGGGATTTTTGTACATAACGTGCATCAGATACATGACTTTTTGCATCTGCTTCCTGACGTCGTGGCGGAGTTACTGGTAGGGCTTGTTATAGGTGCTATAGCTGTTCTAGTGCACAGTTTGTTTGTAAAAGTGGTGAAAGTTAAATAA
- a CDS encoding acylphosphatase — protein MKNYKFKITGKVQGVYYRASVQKKAQNAGYSGYIKNMPDGSVEACVTCHTSKLEYFMNLLKQGSADSEVNAIERSECDENFSEDFEVR, from the coding sequence ATGAAAAATTATAAATTTAAAATCACCGGAAAAGTACAAGGTGTTTACTACAGAGCAAGTGTTCAAAAAAAAGCACAAAATGCAGGTTACAGCGGATATATCAAGAACATGCCAGATGGCAGTGTCGAAGCCTGTGTAACATGCCACACATCAAAACTAGAGTACTTCATGAACTTACTCAAACAAGGCTCGGCCGACAGTGAAGTAAACGCAATAGAAAGATCAGAGTGTGATGAGAATTTCAGCGAGGATTTTGAAGTAAGATAA
- a CDS encoding PAS domain S-box protein: protein MKKNHQNKKEINLLFFAFIVIAILAIASKTVGFYQIETIHKTTSDLYEHPLKVSNSALKVKLGVYKIHRDMKDVVLSSSDQELLKFIKRVDENEKQVYENLNIIEKKILGEKGLEFQKETKKLFTAWKPIRDEVITLIKNEQRNEAIAITKGKGHEHTLKLEEASLKLYTYAQNKATEFKNKSHSSFDKLRFINVEVSILLLLLFILVVYFTIKRTSSYLHKNEHLTDVLSLVRDVNQIIIREKELKDLLQKSCDTLASSYVYGNAWIITFDDANNINQLVGSDDSENFISFKKKVESNWTPHCVEKTEGTDEFYSSIEDILNNCPNCPLMNFYNGKSAFNIALKYEKKLYGYLNISINKEYLNDKDEISLLNELARDIAYAINNIRLESILKDSNERYRTLFKGNKATELIIDANSGKIVDCNEKALQFYGYSYEQLTSMHINEINILTEEEVAFEIKQAKEENIDKFNFRHRLANGEIKDVEVYSGPIEFEKETLLYSIIFDVTERRQLEEYKKNTQEQLKLVLEGSRDGIWDWDLVNNTLYFSPRWKEILGYTDDELENTFETWDSLLHPDDKEQTFFDVKMSQEGKTDTYRNINRLKHKDGHWVWIEARGQTIFDENNKPIRMIGSHTDITKEKEYENTILQIKELYGNIISSVDNLIFVKDTNLAYIACNSAFEKFMGKSKDEIIGKNDYDFFEKEIADFFRGYDKKMLAVNEAKSNFEWVTYPDGSQVYLLTTKSPLVDSNGNISGLVGNSVDVTEQQHVLERLKEAQALAKLGSWEYDLEKDKLIATEEIYNIYGFTDLDMELEKDTFYKQVHPDDLEASEADFQHSLHSKGINISHNRIMRKSDGEIRHLEHRWKAEYKDDVAIKTTGTTQDITEQKQIEQELLENETRFRSIFSQTFQFAGIIDLEGKVISVNNVSLEFIDAKESDLVGKLFIDTPWWEHSKDLREWLTKSIAKASNGETIQGEVTHYSKDGELHYFDFSLKPVVDEEEKVQYLVAESRDITDSKIAKETLAESNRQLLAFMDNLPGMAYRCKNDDKWSMEFISEGCFNLTGHKPNDVMNNKKISFLEVIHPEDRDKVWEDVQNGLKKEGNFESEYRITTASGETKWVWEHGLGIYDEDNNVIALEGVIIDNEARKHAEQELLISNSMLEQKSKELETIFNEAPDPMAIHDENGNILMINKAWEEKTGWKHEEINTIDKWTKKVAPTTSGDRKEHIKNLYAITEKIDEGEFEITTKSGEKLIWSFSSGPLKTTNEGTRILISSAKDVTELKHKDDLIMMQSRHAAMGEMIGMIAHQWRQPISIIAMAANNVLLDIALDSFDATEAEKFSQSILNQTSHLSKTIDDFRNFFKPDREVSKIKLQNIIEETVTIVNNSLVNNSIELQTSFESDSEVDAYPRELMQVFVNIINNAKDAMLSSGIEKPIIKIKVYDDDKYVNTEICDNGNGIDLAVLPKIFDPYFTTKDEKTGTGLGLYMSKMIIEDHLKGVIEACNKEHGACFRVRLLK from the coding sequence ATGAAAAAAAATCATCAAAATAAAAAAGAGATAAATCTTCTTTTCTTTGCTTTTATAGTTATTGCCATTTTGGCAATAGCCTCGAAGACTGTAGGTTTCTACCAGATAGAGACTATACACAAGACAACTTCAGACCTTTACGAACATCCCTTAAAAGTCTCAAACTCTGCACTCAAAGTAAAACTAGGCGTATATAAAATCCATAGAGACATGAAGGATGTTGTTTTATCCTCATCTGATCAAGAACTATTAAAGTTTATAAAAAGAGTAGACGAGAACGAAAAGCAGGTATATGAAAACCTTAATATTATTGAAAAAAAAATATTGGGAGAAAAAGGTTTAGAATTTCAAAAAGAAACAAAAAAACTATTTACTGCTTGGAAACCAATACGTGACGAAGTTATAACTCTTATAAAAAACGAGCAGAGAAATGAAGCCATTGCCATTACTAAGGGCAAAGGTCATGAGCATACCCTTAAACTAGAAGAGGCTTCACTAAAACTATATACTTATGCACAAAACAAAGCTACTGAATTTAAAAATAAATCTCACTCTAGTTTTGATAAACTAAGGTTTATAAACGTTGAAGTCAGCATCTTACTTTTACTACTTTTTATCTTAGTGGTCTACTTTACTATCAAAAGAACATCAAGCTACCTTCACAAAAATGAGCATCTAACAGACGTTCTCTCTCTAGTAAGAGATGTAAATCAAATAATTATCAGAGAAAAAGAGCTTAAAGACCTACTGCAAAAGAGTTGTGACACATTAGCTTCTAGCTATGTATATGGAAATGCCTGGATAATTACTTTTGATGATGCAAACAATATCAACCAACTCGTAGGCTCAGATGATTCTGAAAACTTCATCTCATTTAAAAAAAAGGTAGAGTCAAACTGGACCCCTCACTGCGTCGAAAAGACAGAAGGAACAGATGAGTTCTACTCGTCAATAGAAGATATACTAAATAACTGTCCAAACTGTCCACTAATGAACTTTTATAATGGAAAGAGCGCTTTTAATATAGCCCTAAAATATGAGAAAAAACTATACGGATACTTGAATATCTCTATAAATAAAGAGTACCTCAATGACAAAGATGAAATCTCTCTTTTAAATGAACTTGCAAGAGATATAGCATATGCCATTAATAATATAAGATTAGAGTCCATCTTAAAAGATAGTAATGAGCGATACAGAACACTCTTTAAAGGTAACAAAGCTACTGAACTTATTATAGATGCCAATAGTGGGAAAATAGTAGACTGTAACGAAAAGGCTCTCCAGTTTTATGGATATAGTTATGAGCAACTAACCTCAATGCACATAAATGAAATAAATATTTTAACTGAAGAAGAAGTGGCTTTTGAGATAAAACAAGCTAAAGAAGAAAATATTGATAAGTTTAACTTTAGACACAGACTTGCAAACGGTGAAATAAAAGATGTGGAAGTATATTCTGGTCCAATTGAGTTTGAGAAAGAGACTCTACTATACTCGATAATATTTGATGTAACTGAACGTCGTCAGCTAGAGGAATACAAAAAAAACACCCAAGAACAACTAAAACTTGTACTTGAAGGAAGTAGAGACGGCATCTGGGATTGGGATTTAGTTAATAACACGTTATATTTTTCTCCTAGATGGAAAGAGATTCTTGGCTATACAGATGATGAGCTAGAAAATACATTTGAGACATGGGATAGTCTTCTGCATCCGGACGATAAAGAACAAACATTTTTTGATGTAAAAATGTCTCAAGAAGGTAAAACAGACACGTATAGAAATATAAATAGATTAAAACATAAAGATGGACACTGGGTATGGATAGAAGCTCGTGGTCAAACTATATTTGATGAAAACAACAAACCTATACGTATGATAGGTTCTCACACAGATATTACAAAAGAAAAAGAGTATGAAAACACCATACTACAGATCAAGGAACTATACGGAAATATCATCAGTAGCGTGGATAATCTAATCTTTGTAAAAGATACTAATCTCGCTTACATAGCTTGTAACAGCGCTTTTGAAAAGTTTATGGGCAAATCAAAAGATGAGATTATAGGAAAAAATGATTATGACTTTTTTGAAAAAGAAATTGCAGACTTCTTCCGTGGATATGATAAAAAAATGCTCGCTGTAAATGAAGCAAAATCTAACTTTGAGTGGGTTACTTACCCAGATGGAAGTCAGGTATATCTCTTAACTACAAAATCTCCTTTAGTGGACTCAAATGGAAATATATCTGGTTTAGTTGGAAACTCAGTGGATGTAACAGAACAACAACATGTTCTAGAACGTTTAAAAGAGGCTCAGGCTTTAGCTAAACTTGGAAGCTGGGAATATGACCTAGAAAAAGATAAGTTAATAGCTACAGAAGAGATTTATAATATTTATGGATTTACAGATTTAGATATGGAACTTGAAAAAGATACTTTTTATAAACAAGTTCATCCAGATGATTTGGAAGCTTCAGAAGCAGATTTTCAACACTCGCTACACTCAAAAGGAATTAATATTTCGCATAACAGGATTATGAGAAAAAGTGATGGAGAGATAAGACACTTAGAACATCGTTGGAAAGCAGAGTATAAAGATGATGTTGCTATCAAAACAACGGGGACTACTCAAGATATTACTGAGCAAAAACAAATTGAGCAAGAATTACTTGAAAATGAGACTAGGTTTCGTAGTATTTTCAGTCAAACATTTCAGTTTGCTGGGATTATAGATCTTGAAGGAAAAGTGATATCTGTAAATAACGTTTCACTAGAGTTCATAGATGCAAAAGAGTCTGACTTAGTTGGAAAACTATTTATAGACACTCCTTGGTGGGAACATAGTAAAGATCTAAGAGAGTGGCTCACTAAGAGCATAGCAAAAGCTTCTAATGGTGAAACTATTCAAGGAGAAGTTACACACTATTCAAAAGATGGAGAGCTTCACTATTTTGACTTCTCACTAAAACCTGTTGTAGATGAAGAAGAAAAAGTCCAGTATCTCGTTGCAGAGAGCAGAGATATAACAGATAGTAAAATAGCTAAGGAAACTTTAGCCGAGAGCAATAGACAATTATTGGCTTTTATGGACAACTTACCAGGTATGGCTTACAGATGTAAAAATGACGATAAATGGAGTATGGAGTTTATAAGTGAGGGTTGCTTTAACTTAACAGGCCACAAACCAAATGATGTGATGAACAACAAAAAAATCAGTTTTCTTGAAGTAATTCATCCGGAGGATAGAGATAAAGTCTGGGAAGATGTTCAAAATGGACTAAAGAAGGAAGGTAACTTTGAATCTGAATATCGTATCACTACCGCTTCTGGTGAGACAAAATGGGTATGGGAACATGGTCTTGGCATCTATGATGAAGATAATAATGTCATAGCGTTAGAAGGTGTAATCATTGACAATGAAGCACGTAAACATGCCGAACAAGAGCTATTAATTTCTAATTCTATGCTTGAGCAAAAATCAAAAGAATTAGAAACAATCTTCAATGAAGCTCCTGACCCGATGGCTATACATGATGAAAATGGAAATATCTTAATGATAAACAAAGCTTGGGAAGAAAAGACAGGTTGGAAACATGAAGAGATAAACACCATTGACAAGTGGACTAAAAAGGTTGCTCCAACTACTTCTGGAGACAGGAAAGAACACATTAAAAACCTCTATGCAATTACAGAAAAAATAGATGAAGGAGAGTTTGAGATCACTACAAAAAGTGGTGAAAAACTCATCTGGTCATTTAGTTCAGGTCCTTTGAAGACTACTAATGAGGGTACTCGTATATTGATATCTTCAGCTAAAGATGTAACTGAGTTAAAACACAAAGATGATCTCATAATGATGCAATCCCGTCACGCTGCTATGGGTGAGATGATAGGAATGATAGCTCATCAATGGCGCCAACCTATAAGTATCATTGCTATGGCTGCAAATAATGTACTACTAGATATCGCTTTAGATAGTTTTGATGCTACAGAAGCTGAAAAGTTTTCTCAAAGTATTCTCAATCAGACTTCGCATCTCTCTAAAACTATCGATGACTTTAGAAACTTTTTCAAGCCGGATAGGGAAGTCTCAAAGATTAAACTTCAAAATATTATAGAAGAGACTGTTACCATCGTTAATAATAGCCTTGTAAATAACTCTATAGAGCTTCAAACTTCTTTTGAATCTGACTCTGAAGTAGATGCATATCCAAGAGAGCTTATGCAAGTTTTTGTAAATATTATAAATAATGCAAAAGATGCCATGTTATCAAGCGGCATAGAAAAGCCTATAATAAAAATCAAAGTTTATGATGATGACAAATATGTCAATACAGAGATTTGTGACAATGGAAATGGTATAGACCTAGCAGTACTACCAAAGATTTTCGATCCTTACTTTACAACTAAAGATGAAAAAACAGGAACAGGCTTGGGACTATATATGAGTAAGATGATTATTGAAGATCATCTAAAAGGCGTAATTGAAGCTTGCAATAAAGAACATGGTGCATGCTTTAGAGTCAGACTACTTAAATAA
- a CDS encoding HD domain-containing phosphohydrolase codes for MQDKLKTKIASLREKAGHFSILYVEDEQVLREGITTFLNKIFTKLDTAIDGEEGLKKYTQNQYDIVITDIQMPKMDGLEMISRIKDINEKQEIIVVSAYTDSEFLTRSIQLGVTGYIVKPIDFSQILKMLDQSIDKLSAFRENEMYKADLEAMVEERTQTVLNLQHEQVQNYQHAIHSLVKMIEARDTYTGGHSERVATYSKNIAEAMGLSAKECNMIYESGILHDIGKIITPDAILLKPNQLTDNEYSLIKDHVTAGYNILHEIPMYHELAKIVHAHHEHCDGSGYPKGLKGDEIPLASRIMAVADAFDAMTTRRVYKAKKTIEQAIEELEKYSDVWYDKKVIESAKEIFKSVDLKNNAEQLPNTFIDDERFAYFYKDPLTNLYNNYYLDFILQSNINSEKNLYLNILYMKDFSKYNKEYGWSEGDVVLRSFSEYLRLEYPHHQLFRIFGDDFVLLSDKDIKMDIDKINSIPLFNTNGLSCGIKYYDLQNMSIHSFKDLQD; via the coding sequence ATGCAAGATAAGCTAAAAACAAAAATAGCTTCACTCAGAGAAAAAGCAGGACACTTTTCTATATTATATGTTGAAGACGAACAAGTACTACGCGAGGGTATTACCACTTTTTTAAATAAGATCTTCACAAAACTTGACACAGCTATAGATGGAGAAGAAGGTCTTAAAAAATACACTCAGAATCAATATGACATAGTGATTACAGATATTCAGATGCCTAAGATGGATGGTCTGGAGATGATAAGTAGAATCAAAGATATTAATGAAAAACAAGAGATCATCGTTGTTTCTGCATACACTGATTCAGAATTTTTAACACGCTCCATTCAACTTGGAGTTACTGGTTACATAGTTAAACCTATAGATTTTTCCCAAATATTAAAAATGCTAGATCAATCAATTGATAAACTATCGGCATTTCGTGAAAACGAGATGTACAAAGCAGATTTAGAAGCGATGGTTGAAGAGAGAACACAAACTGTTTTAAACCTTCAACATGAACAAGTACAAAACTACCAACATGCTATCCACTCTCTTGTAAAGATGATAGAGGCAAGAGATACTTATACAGGCGGTCATAGTGAACGCGTTGCTACGTATTCAAAAAATATTGCCGAAGCAATGGGACTTTCAGCAAAAGAGTGTAACATGATTTATGAATCAGGAATCTTGCACGATATTGGTAAAATCATAACACCTGATGCAATTTTACTAAAACCAAATCAGTTAACCGATAATGAGTACTCATTGATAAAAGATCATGTAACGGCAGGATATAATATACTTCATGAAATCCCGATGTACCATGAACTCGCAAAAATAGTACATGCTCATCATGAACACTGTGATGGAAGTGGTTACCCTAAAGGATTAAAAGGTGATGAAATTCCATTAGCATCACGGATTATGGCTGTAGCAGATGCATTTGATGCTATGACCACCAGAAGAGTATATAAAGCTAAGAAGACTATTGAGCAAGCGATAGAAGAGCTGGAAAAATATAGTGACGTTTGGTATGATAAAAAAGTAATTGAGAGTGCTAAAGAGATTTTCAAATCTGTTGACCTTAAAAATAATGCAGAGCAACTTCCTAATACTTTTATAGATGATGAACGTTTTGCATACTTTTATAAAGATCCATTAACCAATCTTTATAACAACTACTATCTTGATTTTATTTTACAATCTAATATAAATTCAGAAAAAAATCTTTACTTAAACATACTTTACATGAAAGATTTTTCTAAATATAACAAAGAGTATGGCTGGAGTGAAGGTGATGTAGTTCTTCGTAGCTTTAGTGAGTATCTTAGATTAGAATATCCACACCACCAACTCTTTCGTATCTTTGGAGATGACTTTGTTCTTTTAAGCGATAAAGATATTAAAATGGATATAGACAAAATTAATTCTATTCCTCTGTTTAATACCAATGGTCTCTCTTGTGGTATAAAATATTACGACCTTCAAAATATGAGTATTCACAGCTTTAAAGATTTACAAGATTAA
- a CDS encoding outer membrane protein OmpK, whose product MKKLLLSALLLSNLVAFSTTNIQLLYGTFDGNSYVYDTKNGAKTTFTLEHYSAFEYGDIYGFIDYSVADDEFKYHNSKTDTYGEFSPRLNLSKITSTNLSFSIIKQVYLAYQYNASNTYNANLIGLGSDLSVYGFDVFGLNAYKKYQNIGEETYQLSPYYKTKKISDIFFIDGFIDWTEYDFLTQNQFLFDMKRPLKVENLFIGAEWHYYKQKPLNLNFNSRVESNTLQAMIKYSW is encoded by the coding sequence ATGAAAAAACTTCTCTTAAGTGCTCTTCTACTATCAAATCTCGTTGCTTTTTCAACAACAAATATTCAGCTTCTGTATGGAACATTTGATGGAAACAGCTATGTTTATGACACGAAAAATGGCGCTAAAACAACTTTTACACTTGAGCACTATAGCGCTTTCGAATATGGCGATATTTATGGTTTTATTGATTACAGTGTTGCGGATGATGAGTTTAAATATCATAATAGTAAAACAGATACTTACGGAGAGTTTTCTCCAAGACTAAACCTTAGCAAAATTACGTCAACAAATTTGAGTTTTTCAATAATAAAGCAAGTTTACTTAGCATACCAGTACAATGCTAGCAATACTTATAATGCAAATTTAATAGGTCTTGGAAGTGATCTCTCGGTTTACGGATTTGATGTGTTTGGTCTTAATGCTTATAAAAAGTATCAAAATATTGGCGAGGAAACTTATCAGTTATCACCCTACTATAAAACTAAAAAGATTTCTGATATTTTTTTCATTGATGGATTTATTGACTGGACTGAGTATGACTTTTTAACTCAAAATCAATTTCTGTTTGATATGAAAAGACCTCTAAAGGTAGAGAATCTTTTCATAGGGGCTGAGTGGCACTACTATAAGCAAAAGCCACTAAACCTAAACTTCAATTCAAGAGTAGAATCAAATACACTTCAGGCAATGATTAAATACTCTTGGTAA
- a CDS encoding ferritin family protein — translation MRQYESYKCNKCGNVVEVSHVGGGELHCCGQAMEMITENLTLVNLLKAFAGESQARNKYEYFANVAQKEGYRDIAEHFQRAANNEKQHAKMELALANRMAGSTEDSFGDTKANLQTAIDGESYENVTMYPDFAAIAKEEGHKEAAKLFSGIGQIEVEHENMFQMLLDRLEADAEFVSEDEEEEWICEVCGHVHRGKKAPKTCPVCKHPQEYQSRLNSKK, via the coding sequence ATGAGACAGTATGAATCATATAAGTGTAATAAATGCGGTAATGTTGTAGAAGTAAGTCATGTAGGTGGCGGTGAACTTCACTGTTGTGGACAAGCTATGGAAATGATTACTGAGAATCTAACTCTAGTAAATTTACTAAAAGCATTTGCAGGTGAGTCACAGGCCAGAAACAAGTATGAATATTTTGCTAATGTAGCTCAAAAAGAGGGTTACAGAGATATAGCAGAACATTTTCAAAGAGCTGCAAACAATGAAAAGCAACACGCTAAGATGGAACTTGCATTAGCAAATAGAATGGCAGGTTCAACTGAAGATAGTTTTGGAGATACAAAAGCCAACCTTCAAACTGCTATTGATGGTGAGTCTTATGAAAATGTAACTATGTATCCTGACTTTGCAGCTATTGCAAAAGAAGAGGGTCATAAAGAAGCTGCAAAATTATTTAGTGGTATTGGCCAAATAGAGGTAGAACATGAAAATATGTTCCAGATGCTACTAGACAGACTTGAAGCAGATGCTGAGTTTGTTAGTGAGGATGAGGAAGAAGAGTGGATTTGTGAAGTGTGTGGGCATGTACATCGCGGTAAAAAAGCTCCAAAGACTTGTCCCGTTTGTAAACATCCACAAGAGTATCAGTCAAGACTAAACTCTAAGAAGTAA
- a CDS encoding Fur family transcriptional regulator: protein MINYTDELRRHNLKATPQRLAISNALHSCGHINIDTLYELMLKKFASISLATIYKNVHLMLENSYIQEVKIPQSKTVYELTKTYHSHLVCTKCGEVEDIKLNMKPILSEVNSNSSFEISKTDVVLSGTCKNCQ, encoded by the coding sequence ATGATTAATTATACAGATGAACTTAGACGTCATAATTTAAAAGCAACACCACAAAGATTAGCAATCAGTAATGCGCTGCACTCTTGTGGACATATCAACATAGATACTCTATATGAATTGATGCTGAAAAAATTCGCTTCTATTTCATTGGCAACCATATACAAAAACGTTCATTTAATGCTTGAGAACTCTTATATACAAGAAGTTAAAATTCCACAGAGCAAGACAGTTTATGAACTTACAAAAACTTACCACTCTCACCTTGTATGTACCAAATGTGGAGAAGTTGAGGACATTAAACTCAATATGAAGCCTATTCTAAGCGAAGTAAATTCTAATAGTAGTTTTGAGATATCTAAAACAGATGTTGTTCTATCTGGAACATGTAAAAACTGCCAATAA